Within the Nocardioides humi genome, the region CAGGAGACGGTCATCTACAGCGACTCGCTGCCCGTGCGCGAGAGCGGCGGGACCGTCTCGGTCCAGCTGACCGCGGCCGATCGGCTCGACGCCGTCGGTGCCTGGCAGGGCGCGATGGCCGCCGACGAGCTGACCCTGGACTTCCGGGTGACCGTGGAGGACGGGGAGTACCGGATCGTCGACCCGCCGGACGCGCTCGTCGTGCCCGCGTCGTGGTTCCGGCAGCGCTACCGCCAGGTCTCGCTCTACTACTTCGACCCGGTCGGGCAGATCCTGGTGCCGGAGCCCGTGTTCGTCCCCGAGGGCGACCAGCTCGCGACCAGCCTCGTCTCCGGCCTGCTGGCCGGGCCGCCCACGCTGGCCCGCGGGGTGGTCCACTCCTTCCTGCCGCCCGGCCTCAGCGTCGGCCTGTCGGTGCCGGTCAGCGAGGCGGGCATCGCCGACATCGCGCTCGTGGGGGAGGCCCAGACGATCCGGCCGGAGCAGGCCGAGCTGATGCTCGCCCAGCTGGCGTGGACGCTGCGCCAGGATCCCACGGTGACCGCCCTGCGGGTGAGCATCGACGGCACGGAGCTGCCGCTCCCGGGCGGCGCGTCGCAGTACTCCGTCGACGCGGCCGCCGCCTTCGGTCCCGCCGGCCCCGGCTCCGGGCGGCTGCTGTACGGCATCAGCCAGGGACGCCTGGTCACCGGCAGCGCCGATGACGACCTCGTCCCCGTCACGGGGGCGTTCGGCGAGGAGGGGGCGGGCCTGGGCGCGGTGGCGGTCCGGCCCGACAACGAGCGGGTCGCGGCGGTCGATCTCGACGGCAGCCGGGTCCGGCTGGCCACGGTACGCCGGTCGGAGGCCCAGCCCGCGCCGCGGACCCTCCTCGAGGAGGGCCAGTACGCCCGGCCGTCCTGGGACAACGCCGAGCGGCTCTGGGTGCTCGAGCGCCGCTCGGGCGGAGCGGTGGTGTGGCTGGTCGAGGGCGACCGCCCCGCGCGGACCGTCCGCGTCCCCGGCATCACCGGCACCCGGGCGCGCGCGCTCATCGTCAGCCGCGACGGCACCCGGCTGATCGGCGTCGTCCGCACCGCCGCCGGCGACACCCTCGTCGGCGCGCGGGTCATGATCGGCGGCCGCGGCCAGGTGCTGCGGGTGCGCCGGCCGCTCGTCGTCCGCGCGCCCGAGGGCAGCAGCATCGCCGACCTCACCTGGACCAGCCCGATCCGGATCGGGCTGCTCACCGCGACCGCTCCCGGCAAGCTCTACGAGGTCGACGTCGTCGCCGCCGACGGCGCCACGGTGGGCGTCGACGTGCTCTCCACGATCGTCACCGGCAAGGTCCTCGGGCTCGCCGGCTCGCCGGTCCAGGACGCCCCGATGTTCGCCGTGTACGCCGACCGGTACGTCGACCTGGTCCGCCAGCAGAAGTACGACGCCGGGCCGGCGGGGCTGAGCCAGCTCGACTACGCGGGCTGACCGTCCGGCGCCCTTCCCCGGCGGCGTGGTGTCGCCGCCCCGGCCGATGCTCGAACTGGCTACGGTCAACCCGATGACCGACTATCTGCCACCCCGGGGGGTCCTCGCACGAGCCGCGGCGCTGACCGCGCCCGTGGTCGTGGGTACGGCGCTCGCGTGGCTGCTCGGGGCGGGATCGCGCTGCTAGGGGCCGTGGTGGGGGTGGTCGCGGCAGCGCCCGTGGCGGTGGTCGCACTGTCCTGGGGGACCCGTGCGGCGGTGGTCGGCTCGGCGGGCGTCGCGGCGGGTCTGGGGGCGCTGTCCGCCGACCGTCCGATCGTGGCGGCCGCGATCGGACGGTCGCGGCGCTGGTGCAGGCGCCCGCCAGCCTCCGCTCGGCGGGGATCGCCGCCCTGCTGCCCGTCGCGGCGGCCATCGGGGTGTCGGTGCCGCTCGACGGCGGCGGAGCGGCGCTGGCCGGCTGGACGGTCGCCGGCGGCGCCCTCGTCGTCGCCGTCGGGCAGGTCGCGGGACTGGGTGCCCCGCCGCAGCCGGTGACGAGCGCCGTCGCGTGGCGGCACGCCGTCGTCGCCGCGGTGGCCGTCGGGGGCGCGACCCTGCTGACCACCGAGCGGGAGGTCGGCCACGGCTACTGGCTCGTGCTCACCCTGGCCGTCGTGCTGCGGCCGGTCCGGGACGAGACGGTCGCGGGCGCCCGGGACCGGGCGGCCGGCACCATCCTGGGCATCGCCGCCGCGGTCGCGGTCGTCCTGCTGCTGCCGCCGGCGGCCGCGGTCGCGCTGGCGGTGGCGTGCGTCGTGGTCGCCAACGCGTGGGCGCTCGTCGGGAACCTCCGGCGGCAGGCGCTGTTCACCACGCCCGCCGTGGTGCTCATGTCGTCCTCCGGCGTCGCCTCGGCGGCCCTCGGCCTGGCCGCCGAACGGCTCGTGCTCACCCTGCTCGG harbors:
- a CDS encoding LpqB family beta-propeller domain-containing protein, which translates into the protein MNHPTKLHAGTPMSRRIIGCLVAALALSGCVALPTSGPVVQSSGTDRSDTRRASDIDARPPVAGASRTEVVAGFLDAMTAWPVQTSVAKQYLTDQAAVGWDPEQETVIYSDSLPVRESGGTVSVQLTAADRLDAVGAWQGAMAADELTLDFRVTVEDGEYRIVDPPDALVVPASWFRQRYRQVSLYYFDPVGQILVPEPVFVPEGDQLATSLVSGLLAGPPTLARGVVHSFLPPGLSVGLSVPVSEAGIADIALVGEAQTIRPEQAELMLAQLAWTLRQDPTVTALRVSIDGTELPLPGGASQYSVDAAAAFGPAGPGSGRLLYGISQGRLVTGSADDDLVPVTGAFGEEGAGLGAVAVRPDNERVAAVDLDGSRVRLATVRRSEAQPAPRTLLEEGQYARPSWDNAERLWVLERRSGGAVVWLVEGDRPARTVRVPGITGTRARALIVSRDGTRLIGVVRTAAGDTLVGARVMIGGRGQVLRVRRPLVVRAPEGSSIADLTWTSPIRIGLLTATAPGKLYEVDVVAADGATVGVDVLSTIVTGKVLGLAGSPVQDAPMFAVYADRYVDLVRQQKYDAGPAGLSQLDYAG